One Tunturibacter gelidoferens genomic region harbors:
- a CDS encoding GNAT family N-acetyltransferase, whose protein sequence is MMQVLIRSARLQLSQFKMADAGEVFECITPATARFMRWDPPKSLNEYKAHREARLQANDQSVLSFVIRRSDTMECLGIAGLDEADQPTPELGIWLKEAAYGHGYGTEAIRAVAEWATKTLAKESFLYPVAVQNVASRRIAEKLNGEIVGTRRNQKYESVVYEICPLTRPWSGG, encoded by the coding sequence ATGATGCAGGTTTTGATCCGATCCGCCAGATTGCAACTAAGCCAGTTCAAAATGGCTGATGCCGGAGAGGTATTCGAATGCATCACCCCTGCGACCGCTCGCTTCATGCGCTGGGATCCCCCGAAATCGCTCAACGAGTACAAAGCACACCGGGAAGCCAGATTACAGGCGAACGATCAATCGGTTTTGTCCTTTGTTATAAGACGCAGTGACACGATGGAATGTCTAGGCATTGCCGGACTGGATGAGGCGGATCAACCAACCCCAGAGCTTGGCATCTGGCTAAAAGAAGCAGCTTATGGTCACGGCTACGGAACAGAAGCCATCAGAGCTGTTGCTGAATGGGCGACGAAAACTCTCGCGAAGGAGAGCTTCCTTTACCCCGTAGCAGTACAAAATGTCGCCAGCAGGCGTATCGCCGAAAAACTTAACGGTGAAATTGTAGGAACACGCAGAAATCAAAAGTATGAATCTGTCGTATATGAAATCTGCCCTCTTACCCGACCCTGGTCGGGCGGTTAA